The Vogesella indigofera nucleotide sequence CGCCACCTTCTCGTCCAGATGCTTGGGCAGCACGTACACCTTGTTCTCGTACTTGTGCTCGTTGGCGAAGATCTCGATCTGCGCCAGCACCTGGTTGGTGAAGGAGTTGGACATCACGAAGCTCGGGTGGCCGGTGGCGCAGCCCAGGTTCACCAGGCGGCCTTCGGCCAGCAGGATGATGCGTTTGCCGTCCGGGAAGATGATGTGGTCGACCTGCGGCTTGATGTTTTCCCACTGGTACTGGCGTAGCGAAGCGACTTCGATCTCGCTGTCGAAGTGGCCGATGTTGCACACGATGGCGTTGTTGCGCATCTTCTTCATGTGCTCGTGATTGATCACGCCGACGTTGCCGGTGGTGGTGACGAAGATGTCGGCCTGATCGCAGACCTCATCCATGCGTACCACGCGGTAGCCTTCCATCGCCGCCTGCAGCGCGCAGATCGGATCGATTTCGGTGACCCATACGGTAGCGCCCAGACCACGCAGCGATTGCGCGCAGCCCTTGCCCACGTCACCGTAGCCCAGCACCACAGCAACCTTGCCGGCGATCATCACGTCGGTGGCGCGCTTGATGCCGTCGACCAGCGATTCGCGGCAGCCGTACAGGTTGTCGAACTTGGACTTGGTCACCGAGTCGTTGACGTTGAAGGCCGGGAACGGCAGCAGGCCGTCCTTTTCCAGCTGGTACAGGCGATGCACGCCGGTGGTGGTTTCCTCGGTCACGCCCTTGATGTGTACCAGACGCTTGGAGTACCACTGCGGATCGATTTCCAGGTGACGCTTGATGGAGGCGAACAGCGCGGTTTCTTCTTCGTTGGTCGGATGGCCGATCACGCCGAGGTCCTTCTCCGCCTTGCTGCCCAGCATCAGCAGCAGGGTGGCGTCGCCACCGTCGTCGAGGATCATGTTCGCCGGCTGACCTTCCGGCCATTCGAAGATCTTGTGGCTGAACTCCCAGTACTCGTCCAGGCTCTCGCCCTTGAAGGCGAATACCGGAATGTTGGCCGCAGCGATGGCGGCGGCGGCGTGGTCCTGGGTGGAGAAGATATTGCACGATGCCCAGCGCACTTCGGCGCCCAGCGCGGTCAGCGTCTCGATCAGCACCGCGGTCTGTACCGTCATGTGCAGCGAACCGGCGATGCGCGCGCCGCGCAGCGGCTGGCTGTGCTGGTATTCCTTGCGCGTGGCCATCAGGCCCGGCATTTCGGTCTCGGCAATATTGAGTTCCTTGCGGCCCCAATCTGCCAGATTGATATCGGCAACGAGATAGTCGTTGAATGCAGCCATCGTGTATTCCTTTGTCACGAAGGCCGGGAGGGATGGCTCACCCGCGCATCCCGTGCCCGGCACGGGTTATCCTGAAGCGGCCCGATCGGAGCCGTTCAATGAAAAGCAGGTGAGCGCCGTTTTGCGTTTCCGGGCCTGGGGCGTGGCCTCGCAGCGCTCCCCGGAATCCCGCCATTATGGCAGAACTTGCGGCGCAAGGTTGGCCGCAAGCACGCCGCACTGGCGACAAGGCCGCCGCGGGCGGTGCCGGGCGGCAAAGAAAAAGGCCTCTTGCGAGGCCTTGGTGCACAACAAGGTGAGTAGCTTACAGGCCGGCAGCGGCGCGCAGCGCGGCGGCCTTGTCGGTACGTTCCCAGGTGAACTCCGGCTCTTCGCGGCCAAAGTGGCCGTAGGCGGCGGTCTTGGTGTAGATCGGACGCAACAGGTCCAGCATCTGCACGATGCCCTTCGGACGCAGGTCGAAGTGCTGTTTTACCAGCTCGACGATGCGCTCGTTCGGAATGGCGTTGGTGCCGAAGGTGTCCACCGAGATCGAGGTCGGCTCGGCGACGCCGATGGCGTAGGAAACCTGGATCTGGCACTGGCGCGCCAGACCGGCGGCGACCACGTTCTTGGCCACGTAGCGACCGGCGTAGGCGGCGGAACGGTCAACCTTGGTCGGATCCTTGCCGGAGAAGGCACCACCACCGTGCGGTGCGGCACCGCCGTAGGTGTCGACGATGATCTTGCGACCGGTCAGACCGCAGTCACCCATCGGGCCGCCGATGACGAAACGGCCGGTCGGGTTGATCAGGAACTTGGTTTCGGCGGTAATCATTTCCGCCGGCAGCACCGGCTTGATGATGTCCTCGATCACCGCTTCGGTCAGTGTCTTGTGGTCGATTTCCGGCGCGTGCTGGGTGGACAGCACCACGGTGTCGATGCGCTTGGGCAGGCCGGTTTCGCTGTCGTAGACGCAGGTGATCTGGCTCTTGGCATCCGGACGCAGCCACGGCAGACGGCCGTCCTTGCGCAGTTCCGCCTGACGCTGCACCAGACGGTGCGCGTAGTAGATCGGGAACGGCATCAGCGTCGGGGTTTCGTCGCAGGCGTAGCCGAACATCAGACCCTGGTCGCCGGCGCCCTGGTCCAGATCGAGGCCTTCGCCTTCGTTGACGCCTTGGGCGATGTCCGGCGACTGCTTGTCGTAGCACACCATCACGGCACAACCGCGATGGTCAAAACCCAGCTCGGTATTGTCGTAACCGATGCGCTTGATGGTTTCGCGCGCGATCTTGATGTAGTCGATGTTGGCGGTGGTGGTGATCTCGCCGGCCAGTACGACCAGACCGGTGTTGACCAGAGTCTCGGCCGCAACGCGGGCGTATTTGTCTTCACGCAGGATGGCGTCCAGAATGGCGTCGGAAATCTGGTCCGCGACCTTGTCCGGATGGCCTTCAGATACCGATTCAGATGTAAAAAGATATTCGCTCATTGTGTCCGTTCCCGAATAATGGCCTTTGAGTTAATGATAAAATAGCGCGTTTACTTTCCAGCAGACCATGATGACCCGAATCGCACGACTCATCCTGCAGACCCTGGCCGCGTTGCCGTTACCGGCACTGCACCGGTTGGGCGCCCTACTGGGGAAAATCCTCTATTACCTATCGCCGCGTTTTCGCGAACGCATACGCGAAAACCTCAAAACCAGTCAAATCGCTGGAAGTTATCAGCTTTACGAATCGCTCGTCAAACTCTGTGCAGCAGAAACCGGCAAGGGTGCGCTGGAACTGGCCATCGCCTGGTGCCGCGAGCCGGACTACATCACCTCGCTGGTACAGGGCTGCGACGGCTGGGAGCATGTCGAGGCGGCGCTGGCGGAGGGCAAGGGGCTAATCTTCGTCACCCCACACCTCGGCAGCTACGACATTGCCGGACGCTACATCTCGGCCCGGCTGCCGTTCCCGCTGACCGCGATGTACCGTCCGCCGAAGCTGGCGTGGCTGGAGCCGATCATGAACGAGGGCCGCGCCCGCGGCAAAGGCCGCACCGCGCCGGCCACCGGCGCCGGCGTGCGCCAGCTGATGAAGGCGCTGAAATCCGGCGAGGCCACCATCATCCTGCCGGACCAGGTGCCCGGCAGCGGCGAAGGCGCGTGGGCGCCGTTCTTCGGCAAGCCGGCGTTCACCATGACACTGCTGGCGCGGCTGGCACAGATGAACAATGTCGCCGTGCTGTGGTTTACAGGCGAACGGCTGGCCGGCGGTGCCGGCTTCCACATCCACATCAGCCGCCAGCAGGGCGAGTTCAGCGGCGAACGCGAGGCCGATGCCGCGGTGGTCAACGCCAATGTCGAACGCCTGATCCAGCGTTGGCCGCAACAGTATCTGTGGAGCTACAACCGCTACAAAACGCCGTCCGGCGCTCCGTCCCCCGATCAAGCCTAACTGGAATACCGCATGAAATTCGCCCTAGCCCTGCTGTGGCTGATCCGCCTGTTGCCGCTGCCCGTCATCCACTCCCTGGCCTGGGGCCTGGGGCAACTGGCCTACCTGCTCGCCCGCGAACGCCGTCGCGTCGGTCTGATCAACCTGCGCCTGTGCTTTCCCGACATGGGGCTGACGCAACGCCGCCAGCTGATCCGCCGCCACTTTGTCGAGATGATGAAGCTGGTGCTGGAGTACGGCATCGTGTGGTGGTCGTCGCCGCAGCGGCTGCGCCAGCTGGTGGAGGTGCGCGGGCTGGAACACATCACCCGCCTGCGCGAGGCGGGCGAGGACGTGGTGCTGTTCTACCCGCACTTCGTCGCCTTCGAGATCTGCGCGCTGCGCCTGAACCTGGAGGTACCGCTGGTCAGCGTCTATTCGCACCAGAAGAACAAGACGCTGGACGCGCAGTTCTACCAGGGCCGCAACCGCTTCGACAATGCCTTTATCGTGTCGCGGCAGGAGAGCCTGCGCAGCATCATCAAGGCCATGCGCAAAGAACACACCCCGTTCCTGTACCTACCGGACCAGGACTTCGGCCCGCGCGACGCCATCTTTGTGAAGTTCTTCGCCACCGACGCTGCCACCATCACCGGCCTGTCGCGCATTGCCAGCATCGCCAAAGCCAAGGTAGTGCCGGCGATCGCCCGCCGCGAAGGCGCGCGCTTCGTGCTCGACATCCATCCGCCGCTGGACAACTTCCCCAGCGACAACCTGGAAGCCGATACCCGCCGCATGAACGCCTTTCTGGAGCAGCGCATCCTGGAGGCGCCGGAACAGTACTTCTGGCTGCACAAGCGCTTCAAGACCCGGCCACAGGGACAGGCTCGCTTTTACTGAACCGGTGGTAGCAAGCACGGGCAAGGACGGCTGCGGCCAACCTTGCCCGTTTTGTTTTCGGGACAAGCCGGCGGTGAGTGGGCTTTCCGCACCGGGTAAAGACACGGTTGCAGCGGAAGAGAAGTGATACCGATTGGTGCCGGCCTGCGCGTGACCAAGGTTGGCCGCAACCATGACGACATGGCCGCAGCACAGCCCCAACCCTGCCCTGCTCCGCTGCGATCGGGAGCTGAGACCTTTATCTCCAAACATCCCGGGCTACCCGGAGCGTGGCCCACGCTGTCGACAGCCAAACAAAAACGCCACGATCAGATCGTGGCGTTTTTGTTGTGCTGCGCAGCGGCTTAGATACCGCGCTTCTTCCAGAAGTAGCGGCCGATGAAACCGGGAAACGCAAACACCAGGAACAGTGCCAGGGTGGTGACATAGAACTGCCACTTCTGCACGTGTACCGGGGAATAGCGGCCTTCCAGCAGCTGTGCCAGCACGCCCAGCAGCAGGTACAGCGCCACCAGTTCCAGCAACTGCCAGCCAAAGTGCTTGTTGGCGACCTGCCAGATGCCGGCAACACGCCGGGTCATGAATGGCAGGTTGGCCGCAACAAACGCGAGCAGTAACAGAACGATGACGCTGACTTCCATGCTGATTCCTTACAGGACGACGAGGGATTGTTTCATCGCTTCGACACACATTGCGATCAGACGTTCCGGCATCGCACCCAGTACCAGCAAGGCCACGGCATTGAGCGACAGCACCAGTTTCATGTCACCGGAGATGGTGATCGGGCTGTGATCCTGCACGTCGTCGAAGTACATCACCTTGACCGCGCGCAGGTAGTAGAAGGCACCGATCAGCGACATCAGCACCGCCACGATCGCCAGCCACAGCAGGTTGACGTTGACGATGGCCTGGATCACCGCAAACTTGGCGTAGAAGCCCGCCAGCGGCGGAATACCGGCCATCGAGAACAGCGCCAGCAACATCAGCAGCGCGTACCAGCTGTTGCGGCCGTTGAGGCCTTTCAGGTCGTCCAGCGTCTCGCACTCGAAACCGGCACGCGACAGGCCCAGCAGGATGCCGAAACCGGCCAGCGAGGTCAGCACGTAAACGATCACGTAGAACAGTGCGGCGGAGTAGCCTTCGGCATTACCGGCGATCAGGCCCAGCAGCAGGAAACCCATGTGCGAGATGGTCGAATAGGCCAGCATGCGCTTGAGGTTGGTCTGTGCAATGGCAGTCAGGTTACCGATGGCCATCGACAGCACAGCCAGAATCACCAGCATACCCTGCCAGTCGGCCACCATTTCGCCCAGACCCTGCACCAAGATGCGGATCACGAACACGAAGGCCGCCAGTTTCGGTGCGGCACCGATCATCAGCGTCATCGCGGTGGACGAGCCCTGGTAAACGTCAGGCACCCACATGTGGAACGGTACCGCGCCCAGCTTGAATGCGAGACCAGCCACGATGAACACCAGGCCGAAGACCAGCAGTGTCTGGTTGGCGCTGCCCGAGGCGATCGCCTGAGCGACCTTGGCCAGTTCCAGCGAGCCGGTGGCACCGTACACCATCGACACACCGTACAGCAGCAAGCCGGAAGCCAGCGCGCCGAGCACGAAGTACTTCATCGCGGCTTCGATGGCGCGACCGGACTCACGCTGCAAGGCAATCAGCGAGTACAGCGACAGCGACAGTAGTTCCAGGCCCATGTACAGGCTGACGAAGTTGCTGGCCGACACCATCAGGTTCATGCCCAGCAGGGCGAACAGGGTCAGGGTGAAGTATTCACCCTTGAACAGGTCGCGATCCTTGACGTACTGGCGGGTGTAAACCAGCACCAGTGCCGTCACGCCGTACATCGCCACCTTGACGATGTCCGACAGCGGATCATCGACAAACATGCCACTGAGGGTGATGGTGGCGAACGGCTCGAAAGTGGAAACCTGGATCACGGCACAAACCAGCAGTGTCAGCAGCGACAGTGCGTAGGTAATGCCGCGCTTGGCGTCCGAGATAAACAGGTCAAGAATGAGGATTACCGACAGAGCCCCCAGCAGGAACATCTCTGGCAAAGCCGGCATCAGATTGAGATCAGCCCAATTCATTTCGTATTCCTTGTGGCCTCTTAGAGCTTGCTTTGCGCAACGTGCGCGATCAGTTCATTGACAGACAGGTGCATCTTTTCAACGAACAGCTGCGGGTACAGACCCATGCCCAGTACGGTCACGGCCAAGATCACCAGAATCAGGAATTCACGCTTGTTGACGTCCTTCATCTCTTCCACGTGGTGGTTGCCCACCTCACCGAAGATCACGCGCTTGTACATCCACAGGGTGTAGGCGGCACCGAAGATCAGGGTGGTGGCAGCCAGCGCGGCAACCAGGAAGTTCACCTGCACCGCACCCATGATCACCATGAACTCGCCGACGAAGCCGGAAGTGGCCGGCAGACCGGAGTTGGCCATGCCGAACAGCATCATGAAGGCGGCGAAGATCGGCATCTTGTTGGCGACACCACCGTAGTCGGCGATGTTGCGGCTGTGCACGCGGTCATACATCACGCCGATGCAGAAGAACATCGCGGCGGAAACGAAGCCGTGCGACACCATCTGCACCAGTGCACCTTCCACCGCCCACGCATTCATCTGGCTGCCAGTGAACAGGAACATGCCCAGGGTCACGAAGCCCATGTGGGAAATGGAGGAGTAGGCCACCAGTTTCTTCATGTCGGTTTGCACCAGTGCCACCAGACCGATGTACACCACCGCCACCAGCGACAGGCCGATAATGATCGGGGACAGCTCGATCGAGGCATCCGGCACGATAGGCAGCGCAAATCGCAGGAAGCCGTAGGCACCGATCTTCAGCGTGATCGCCGCCAGCACCATGGAACCGCCGGTCGGTGCTTCCACGTGGGCATCCGGCAACCAGGTATGTACCGGCCACATCGGCACCTTCACCGCAAACGACAGGAAGAAGGCGATGAACAGCAGGATCTGCACCTGCAGCGGGATCTGCTTCAGTGCCTGGAAGGCCTGGATGTCAAAGCTCTTGCCGGCCTGGAAGTACAGGTAGATGAACGCTACCAGCATCAGCAGCGAACCCAGCAGCGTGTACAGGAAGAACTTGATCGAGGCGTAAACGCGACGCGGACCGCCCCACACACCGATGATCAGGTACATCGGGATCAGCATGCCCTCGAAGAACACGTAGAACAGGATCGCGTCCAGCGCGGCGAAGGCACCGTTGATCAGGCCGGACATGATCAGGAACGCGGCCATGTACTGTGCGGTGCGCTTCTGGATCACTTCCCAGCCGGCCAGGATCACCATCAGCGTGGTGAAGCTGTTCAGCACGATGAACAGCATCGAGATGCCGTCCACCCCCAGGTGGTAGTTGATACCGAGGGATTCGATCCACGGCATGTTTTCGACAAACTGCATGCCGCCATGCAGGTTGTCGAACTGCGTAAACAACGGGAGCGATACCAGGAACCCCAGCACGGCACCAGCCAGCGCCAGCCAGCGCGCCAGCGGTGCGCGCTGGTCGCCACCGGTCGCCAGCACCAGCAGGCCGGCTACGATGGGGGTCCAGATCACCAGACTCAAAGGATTAGCAAACATATCGAGAACCTAATTTGTTATATCGATTCCGGTACCGATCCTTAACGGAGGATCAGCGGCTTGAACCAGTACGTCATCAGAACCAGCACCCCGATGATCATCACCGCAGCGTAGCTGTAGATGAAACCGGTTTGCAGCTTGCGGACCGCTCTGGATACCGAGCCGACCAGACGGGCACTGCCATTCACCAGCAAGCCATCGATCAGCAGCATGTCACCGACTTTCCAGAAGAAAGTGCCCAGTGCGCGCGAACCTTTGGCAAACACGGCGAAGTACAGCTCGTCCATGTAGTACTTGTTCTCGAGTAGCGTGTGCACGCCGGAGAATTTCTGCTTGATGGCGGCCGGGATGTGCGGCGCCTTCATGTAGAAGAACCAGGCCAGCGCCACACCGGCGGCAGCCAGCCAGAACGGCAAGGTCACGAAGGCGTGCAGGCCCATGGCCATCGCATCGTGGGCATGATGCATTGCTGCTTCCAGGCCCGGATGTGCTTCCAGATTGGTGAAGATCACGCCGTTGAAGAACTTGCCACCGACCAGCGGATGGATGGCGAAGAAGCCGATCAGCACCGAAGGAATCGCCAGCAGTGCCAGTGGCAGCGTCACCACCCATGGCGACTCGTGCGGCTTGTCGTTCGGACCCAGACCATGGTGGTGGTCATCGGACGGTTCTTCGTCGTCATGATCGCCTTCATGGGCGTGGTGCGAACCGTGGTTCTCCATCCAGCGTTCCTTGCCGTGGAAGACCAGGAAGTACATGCGGAAAGAGTAGAACGCGGTCACGAACACGCCGGCGATCACGGCAAAGTAGGCAAAGCCGGAAGCCGCCAGGTTGCTGTGTTCCACGGCCAGGATGATGGAATCCTTGGAGTAGAAACCGGAGAAGAACGGGGTACCGATCAGCGCCAGCGAACCCAGCAGCGAGGTAATCCAGGTAATCGGCATGTACTTGCGCAGGCCGCCCATATTGCGCATGTCCTGGTCATGATGCATGCCCATGATCACGGAACCGGCGCCGAGGAACAGCAGGGCCTTGAAGAACGCGTGCGTCATCACGTGGAACATGGCCACCGAGTAGGCGGAAGCGCCCAGCGCTACGGTCATGTAACCCAGCTGCGACAGGGTGGAGTAAGCCACCACGCGCTTGATGTCGTTCTGCACCACGCCGAGGAAACCCATGAACAGCGCGGTGATCGAGCCGGCCACCATCACCACGTTCAGTGCGGTATCCGACATTTCGAACAGCGGGCTCATGCGCGATACCATGAAGATACCGGCGGTCACCATGGTTGCCGCGTGGATCAGTGCCGAGATCGGCGTCGGACCTTCCATCGAGTCCGGCAGCCACACGTGCAGCGGGAACTGCGCCGACTTACCCATCGCGCCGATAAACAGCAGGATGCAGGTTACAGTCAGCAGCGACCACTCCACCCCTGGAATGATCTGGATGGTCTTGCTGGCCAGCGCCGGCGCCGCAGCGAACACGTCGCTGTAGTTCAGCGAACCGCCGAAATAGGCCAGTACCAGGCCGATACCGAGCAGGAAGCCAAAGTCACCGACACGGTTGACCAGGAAGGCCTTCAGGTTGGCGAAGATCGCAGTCGGACGCTTGAACCAGAAACCGATCAGCAGATAGGAGACCAGACCCACCGCTTCCCAGCCGAAGAACAGCTGGATGAAGTTGTTGGACATCACCAGCATCAGCATCGAGAAGGTAAACAGCGAGATGTAGCTGAAGAAGCGCTGGTAACCCGGATCTTCGTGCATGTAGCCGATGGTGTAGATATGCACCATCAGCGACACGCTGGTCACCACCACCAGCATCATCGCAGTCAGCGAGTCAACGAGGAAGCCGACGGAGAACTCGAAACCACCGACCGTCAGCCAAGTGTATACAGGGGCATTGAATACCTGGGTGCTGCCGTCAAGGAAGCCCTTCAGTACGCCAATCGAGAGAACCGCCGAAACTGCCACGCCAAGAATGGTAACAACGTGTGCAGCACGGCGACCAATCGCCCATCCAAACAGGCCTGCAATGACCGACCCCACCAGTGGTGAGAGCGCAATCAGCAGGTATAAGCTCTTCATATCCATGTTTGTCGTGCTTTTTAAAGTGGTATCCGGTTGCCTTAGCCTTTGAGGCTGCCCAAGTCTTCTACGTTGATGCTGTCCAGTTTACGGAACAGCACCACCAGAATCGCCAGACCAATCGCCGATTCTGCCGCCGCAACGGTAAGGATGAAGAAGACGAAGATCTGCCCAGCCGTATCAGACAGATAGTGCGAAAACGCGATGAAGTTGTAGTTCACCGCCAGCAACATCAGTTCGATGGCCATCAGCAGGATGATCAGGTTTTTCCGGTTCAGGAAAATACCCAGTACGCTGATGGCAAACAGGATGCCGGCCAGAACCAGGAAGTGTGTGAGTGAAAGCACGTGTCCTCCTAATCGGCCGTCAGGCCTGTTGCTCGTTGGTGTCAGAAGCAGTGTCCGCTTCAGGCTTCACCGCCTGAACCTGAACCACGCGCACGCGGTCATTACGACGCACCCGCACCTGCTCCGCCGGATTGATGTACTTGCTGTCAGCACGCTTACGCATGGTGATACCGATGGCGGCAACCATCGCCACCAGCAGCACGACCGCCGCGGCCTCGAATGGCAGCAGATAAACGGTATACAGCTGGCGACCCAGTTCGCGTACGTTGCTGGCATCGGCCGCAACCGCAGGCCCGGCCTGGAAGCCGGCAAGGTTAGCCTCCGGGCTGGACAGGATCAGCAGCATTTCGGCCACCATCACCAGCGCCACGGTGCCGGCCAGCGGGAAGTTCTGCCAGAAGCCTTCACGCAGCTTCTCGATGTTGATGTCCAGCATCATCACCACGAACAGGAACAACACCATCACCGCACCGACATAGACCAGCACCAGCGCAATGGCGAGGAACTCCGCCTGCAGCAGCAGCCAGTGGCCGGAGGCGGTAAAGAACGCCAGCACCAGATACAAGGCCGCATGAACCGGGTTTTTGGCCGTCACCACGCGGAACGCGGCAACGATCAGGATCAACGACAGCACATAAAACACAACAGCTTGAAAGCTCATGTCTCCCCCTTAGCGATACTTGGCATCAGCAGCCTTGTTGGCCGCAATTTCAGCCTCGTACTTGTCACCCACCGCCAGCAGCATCGGCTTGGTGTAGTAGAGGTCGCCACGTTTTTCGCCGTGGTATTCAAAAATGTGCGTTTCCACAATGGCGTCGACCGGGCAGGCTTCTTCACAGAAACCGCAGAAAATGCACTTGGTCAGATCGATGTCGTAGCGGCTGGTACGACGAGTACCGTCGTCACGCTGCTCTGACTCGATGGTGATGGCCAGCGCCGGGCACACCGCCTCGCACAGCTTACAGGCGATGCAGCGCTCTTCGCCGTTGGCGTAACGGCGCTGCGCGTGCAGGCCGCGGAAGCGCGGCGAGATCGGGGTCTTCTCTTCCGGGAACTGGACGGTGATCTTGCGGGCGAAGAAGTGACGACCGGTCACCATCAGGCCCTGCACCAGTTCTACCAGCAGGAAGGTTTTGAAAAAATTTCGGATCATTTCCATGCTATTCATCCAATCCGTATCAGTTCCACAGCGACAGTGGGCTCATCATCCAGGCGCCGACAACCAGCACCCAAACCAGCGATACCGGGATGAAGATTTTCCAGCCCAGACGCATGATCTGGTCGTAGCGATAGCGCGGGAAGGTGGCACGGAACCACAGGAACAGGAACAGCACCAGGGAAATCTTGACCAGCAGCCAGATCACGCCGGATGCGCCCAGCGCGCCCCAGGAAGCCGGGAACGGCGACAGCCAGCCGCCCATGAACATGATGGCGGTCAGTGCCGACACCAGGATCATGTTGGCGTATTCCGCCAGGAAGAACACGGCGAAGGCCATACCCGAGTATTCCACGTGGAAACCGGCAACGATTTCCGATTCACCTTCCGCCACGTCGAACGGGGCACGGTTGGTTTCGGCAACGCCGGAAATCAGGTACACGAGGAACAGCGGGAACAGCGGCAGCCAGTTCCACGACAGTGCCGAGCCGCCACCGATACCGTGGCCCTGCTGGTTGACGATGTCGACCAGGTTCAGGCTGCCGGACACCATCAGTACGCCGACCAGCGCGAAGCCCATTGAGATCTCGTAGGACACGATCTGGGCCGAGGAACGCAGTGCGCCCAGGAAGGAGTACTTGGAGTTACCCGCCCAGCCGGCCACGATCACGCCGTACACGCCCATCGAGGTGATCGCCATGATGAACAGCAGCGATGCGTCGATATTGGCCAGCACCATGGTGTCGGTGAACGGGATTACCGCCCAGGCAGCCAGTGCCGGCATGATGGACAGCACCGGCGCCACCAGAAACAGACCCTTGCTCGACTTGGTCGGCAGGATGATCTCTTTCATCAGCAGCTTCACGCCGTCAGCCAGTGGCTGCAACAGCCCTTTCGGGCCGACACGGTTAGGGCCGATACGGATCTGCATGTAGCCGATCACCTTGCGCTCTGCCAGCGTCAGGTAGGCCACACCGATCATCAGCGGGGCAACGATGGCCAGAATCTTCAGCAGTGTCCACACTGCCAGACCGGCCTCGGTCCCCAGCAAGTTTTGCAGCAATTCCATGACTTATCCTCGCTTGATCTGAATCGGTTCGAACAGACCACCCAGTGCCTGCGTTGCCGGATGGGCAGCAGCGACACGGACCGCACCGGCGGCAACGGCAGCGTCGGCTACCAGTTGCAGGCGAACTTCGGCCTCACCCTGGCTGACGATGGCAGGCTGACCTGCTTCCAGACCCAGTTTGGCGATGTCTTGCGGATTGAGGGCAATCACGGGCGCGGCGGCCGCGGCGGTCTTCTGCAGCGAGCCGGCACGGCGGCAGATGGCATCCGTCTGGTACATCGGCACTTCACCGATACGCACCAGTGCATCGCCGGCCGCAACGTTGGCCGCAACACTGTTCAGCTGGTTGTTCAGTGCCGCGGCGATGTCGCCCTGCGCCAGCAGTTCGGCACGCACGTCTTCCGCGCTGTTGAAGTCGAAGCCGGACAGGTTGAGCATATTGCCCAGTACGCGCAGCACTTTCCAGGCCGGACGGGTCTCGCCCAGCGGACGCACCACACCGTTGAACGGCTGCAGCTTGCCTTCCATGTTGACGAAGGAGCCGGCGGTTTCGGAGAACGGCGCGATCGGCAGCAGCACGTCGGCGTAGTCCAGCAGTGCGTCACCCTTGAATGCGGTCAGCCCAATCACGGTGGCGGCCTGCTTCATCGCGGCCACGGCCTGCTGGCTGTTGTAGGCGTCGGCTTCGATCTCGCTGTTGAGCAGCACGTAAGCCTTGTGCGGTGCGGCCAGCATCTCGCTGGCGCCGAGACCGGCACTGACAGCCTTGCCCATCGGGCCACGTTGCGGATTGACACCGGCGATGTCGGCACCGACGCTGTTGGCGGCTTCGGCAGCGATACCGAAACGGGCGCCGGTCACACGGCCGATTTCCTGGGCCAGCGACAGCAGCTCGACAAATGCCGGGTGATGCTGTGCCACGTTACCCAGCACCACGGCAGCCGATTCGGCGGCGCACAGGCTGTCGGCAATGGCGCGAGCCTCGGCGCTAACGTTGGCCGCAGACAGATCCAGTGCGGTCGACGCGGACTTGATTT carries:
- the ahcY gene encoding adenosylhomocysteinase, which produces MAAFNDYLVADINLADWGRKELNIAETEMPGLMATRKEYQHSQPLRGARIAGSLHMTVQTAVLIETLTALGAEVRWASCNIFSTQDHAAAAIAAANIPVFAFKGESLDEYWEFSHKIFEWPEGQPANMILDDGGDATLLLMLGSKAEKDLGVIGHPTNEEETALFASIKRHLEIDPQWYSKRLVHIKGVTEETTTGVHRLYQLEKDGLLPFPAFNVNDSVTKSKFDNLYGCRESLVDGIKRATDVMIAGKVAVVLGYGDVGKGCAQSLRGLGATVWVTEIDPICALQAAMEGYRVVRMDEVCDQADIFVTTTGNVGVINHEHMKKMRNNAIVCNIGHFDSEIEVASLRQYQWENIKPQVDHIIFPDGKRIILLAEGRLVNLGCATGHPSFVMSNSFTNQVLAQIEIFANEHKYENKVYVLPKHLDEKVARLHLERIGARLTELSDEQASYISVPKDGPYKPAHYRY
- the metK gene encoding methionine adenosyltransferase, with product MSEYLFTSESVSEGHPDKVADQISDAILDAILREDKYARVAAETLVNTGLVVLAGEITTTANIDYIKIARETIKRIGYDNTELGFDHRGCAVMVCYDKQSPDIAQGVNEGEGLDLDQGAGDQGLMFGYACDETPTLMPFPIYYAHRLVQRQAELRKDGRLPWLRPDAKSQITCVYDSETGLPKRIDTVVLSTQHAPEIDHKTLTEAVIEDIIKPVLPAEMITAETKFLINPTGRFVIGGPMGDCGLTGRKIIVDTYGGAAPHGGGAFSGKDPTKVDRSAAYAGRYVAKNVVAAGLARQCQIQVSYAIGVAEPTSISVDTFGTNAIPNERIVELVKQHFDLRPKGIVQMLDLLRPIYTKTAAYGHFGREEPEFTWERTDKAAALRAAAGL
- a CDS encoding lysophospholipid acyltransferase family protein → MTRIARLILQTLAALPLPALHRLGALLGKILYYLSPRFRERIRENLKTSQIAGSYQLYESLVKLCAAETGKGALELAIAWCREPDYITSLVQGCDGWEHVEAALAEGKGLIFVTPHLGSYDIAGRYISARLPFPLTAMYRPPKLAWLEPIMNEGRARGKGRTAPATGAGVRQLMKALKSGEATIILPDQVPGSGEGAWAPFFGKPAFTMTLLARLAQMNNVAVLWFTGERLAGGAGFHIHISRQQGEFSGEREADAAVVNANVERLIQRWPQQYLWSYNRYKTPSGAPSPDQA
- a CDS encoding lipid A biosynthesis lauroyl acyltransferase; this encodes MKFALALLWLIRLLPLPVIHSLAWGLGQLAYLLARERRRVGLINLRLCFPDMGLTQRRQLIRRHFVEMMKLVLEYGIVWWSSPQRLRQLVEVRGLEHITRLREAGEDVVLFYPHFVAFEICALRLNLEVPLVSVYSHQKNKTLDAQFYQGRNRFDNAFIVSRQESLRSIIKAMRKEHTPFLYLPDQDFGPRDAIFVKFFATDAATITGLSRIASIAKAKVVPAIARREGARFVLDIHPPLDNFPSDNLEADTRRMNAFLEQRILEAPEQYFWLHKRFKTRPQGQARFY
- a CDS encoding DUF2818 family protein, producing the protein MEVSVIVLLLLAFVAANLPFMTRRVAGIWQVANKHFGWQLLELVALYLLLGVLAQLLEGRYSPVHVQKWQFYVTTLALFLVFAFPGFIGRYFWKKRGI